In Odontesthes bonariensis isolate fOdoBon6 chromosome 22, fOdoBon6.hap1, whole genome shotgun sequence, one genomic interval encodes:
- the opn4xa gene encoding opsin 4xa, giving the protein MDKEHGFYRHVDVPDHAHYIVAFFVLVIGTVGVTGNALVMYAFYCNKKLRTPPNFFIMNLAVSDFLMAITQSPIFFVNSLYKGWIFGETGCKMYAFCGALFGIASMINLLAISIDRYIVITKPLQSIAWTSARRTCLIIALVWLYSLAWSLAPLLGWSSYIPEGLMTSCTWDYVTSTPANKSYTLMLCCFVFFIPLGIISYCYLCMFLAIRHTSRDVEQLGSQVRHSTLIQQQSIKTEWKLAKIAFVVIIVFVLSWSPYACVTLIAWAGYGSILNPYSKAVPAVIAKASAIYNPFIYAIIHSKYRDTLAENVPCLHFLADAPKRDCISVSHSKSSIRDLMLSRQSLVSKTRFHRVSSMSTSETQVWSDVELDPIDQSPSRTSSYSLGALREKEKQSLTKPSKEKGSQSQEQCVNRIVPSVSGRRIKKAGNNRRSRKTRKNLNTKKPRHGKLRKRTR; this is encoded by the exons CAATAAGAAGCTTCGCACACCTCCCAACTTCTTCATCATGAACCTGGCAGTGAGCGACTTCCTCATGGCAATCACACAGTCGCCCATCTTCTTTGTTAACTCCCTTTATAAGGGGTGGATTTTTGGAGAAACAG GCTGTAAAATGTACGCCTTCTGTGGGGCTTTATTTGGAATTGCCTCAATGATAAACCTTCTGGCCATCTCTATAGACCGCTACATAGTCATCACCAAGCCTCTGCAGTCCATAGCATGGACTTCTGCGAGACGAACTTGCCTCATCATTGCCCTGGTCTGGTTGTATTCACTTGCCTGGAGCCTTGCGCCACTTCTGGGATGGA GTTCATATATACCAGAGGGGCTGATGACCTCATGCACATGGGACTACGTGACATCTACTCCAGCCAATAAAAGTTACacattgatgctgtgctgcttcGTGTTCTTCATCCCTCTGGGCATTATATCCTACTGCTATTTATGCATGTTCCTGGCAATTCGCCATACAAGCAG AGATGTGGAACAGTTGGGGTCTCAGGTGAGACACTCAACCCTGATTCAACAGCAGTCCATCAAGACTGAATGGAAGCTGGCAAAGATTGCCTTTGTGGTCATCATAGTGTTTGTGCTTTCCTGGTCGCCCTATGCATGTGTCACCCTCATCGCCTGGGCTGG ATATGGAAGCATCCTCAATCCCTATTCCAAAGCAGTCCCTGCTGTTATTGCAAAGGCATCAGCCATCTATAACCCTTTTATCTATGCTATCATTCACTCCAAATACAG GGACACCCTTGCAGAAAATGTCCCCTGTCTACACTTCCTGGCTGATGCCCCGAAGAGGGACTGCATATCAGTATCACACAGCAAGTCCTCTATCAGGGACTTAATGCTGAGCAGGCAGTCACTAGTCTCAAAAACCCGGTTTCACAGGGTTTCCTCTATGTCTACATCAGAAACA CAGGTTTGGAGTGATGTGGAGCTTGATCCTATAGATCAGAGTCCCAGTCGTACGTCCAGTTATTCCCTTGGAGCTctaagggaaaaagaaaagcagtcaTTGACTAAACCGAGCAAGGAAAAGGGAAGTCAAAGCCAGGAACAG TGTGTCAACAGAATAGTGCCCTCGGTCTCGGGGAGGAGAATCAAGAAAGCTGGAAATAACAGAAGAAGTAGGAAGACGAGGAAGAATTTGAACACGAAGAAACCGAGACACGGCAAGTTaagaaaaagaacaagatgA